The following are encoded in a window of Mycobacterium sp. ELW1 genomic DNA:
- a CDS encoding carbonic anhydrase, translating to MSVTDQYLANNAEYAKTFSGPLPLPPSKHVAVVACMDARLDVYRILGLGDGEAHVIRNAGGVITDDEIRSLAISQRLLGTKEIILIHHTDCGMLTFTDDVFKGEIQDEVGIKPEWAAEAFADLDDDVRQSLRRIEASPFVTKHESLRGFVFDVATGKLTEVTL from the coding sequence ATGAGCGTTACCGACCAATACCTGGCCAACAACGCCGAGTACGCGAAGACGTTCAGCGGCCCGCTGCCTTTGCCGCCGAGCAAGCACGTCGCCGTGGTGGCGTGCATGGACGCCCGGTTGGATGTGTATCGGATCCTGGGTTTGGGCGACGGCGAAGCACACGTCATCCGTAATGCCGGGGGAGTGATCACCGACGACGAGATCCGCTCGCTCGCGATCAGCCAGCGGCTGCTGGGCACGAAAGAGATCATCCTGATCCATCACACCGATTGCGGGATGCTGACGTTCACCGACGACGTCTTCAAGGGTGAGATCCAGGATGAGGTCGGCATCAAGCCCGAGTGGGCTGCCGAAGCGTTCGCCGATCTCGACGACGATGTGCGCCAGTCGCTGAGGCGCATCGAGGCCAGCCCGTTCGTCACCAAGCACGAGTCGCTGCGCGGGTTCGTCTTCGACGTGGCAACCGGCAAGCTCACCGAAGTCACTCTGTAG
- the cysD gene encoding sulfate adenylyltransferase subunit CysD yields the protein MASPVVERPKPGQYELSHLRSLEAEAIHIIREVAAEFERPVLLFSGGKDSIVMLHLAIKAFAPGRLPFPVMHVDTGHNFEEVIATRDDLVERYGLRLVVASVEEDIEAGRVVDNGPSRNPLQTVTLLRGIRENKFDAAFGGARRDEEKARAKERVFSFRDEFGQWDPKAQRPELWNLYNGRHRKGEHIRVFPLSNWTEYDIWAYIGAEEITLPGIYYAHPRQVFQRDGMLLAVHEFLQPTPDEPVFETSVRFRTVGDVTCTGCVESTASTVEEVIAETAVSRLTERGATRADDRISEAGMEDRKREGYF from the coding sequence ATGGCGAGTCCGGTGGTCGAACGCCCCAAGCCGGGGCAGTACGAGCTGAGCCACCTTCGGTCCCTGGAGGCCGAGGCAATTCACATCATTCGCGAGGTCGCGGCCGAGTTCGAACGGCCCGTGCTGCTGTTCTCCGGCGGTAAGGACTCGATCGTGATGCTGCACCTGGCGATCAAGGCGTTCGCGCCGGGCCGGCTGCCGTTCCCGGTGATGCACGTCGATACCGGTCACAACTTCGAGGAAGTGATCGCCACCCGCGACGATTTGGTGGAGCGGTACGGCCTGCGCCTGGTGGTGGCCAGTGTCGAGGAGGACATCGAGGCAGGCCGGGTGGTCGACAACGGGCCATCGCGCAACCCGCTGCAGACCGTCACGCTGCTGCGCGGCATTCGGGAGAACAAGTTCGACGCCGCCTTCGGCGGTGCCCGCCGCGACGAGGAGAAGGCCCGGGCCAAGGAGCGGGTGTTCAGTTTCCGCGACGAGTTCGGCCAGTGGGATCCCAAGGCGCAGCGTCCCGAGCTGTGGAACCTCTACAACGGGCGTCACCGCAAGGGCGAGCACATCCGCGTCTTCCCGTTGTCCAACTGGACCGAGTACGACATCTGGGCCTACATCGGTGCCGAGGAGATCACCCTGCCGGGCATCTACTACGCCCACCCCAGGCAGGTCTTCCAGCGTGACGGGATGCTCCTGGCCGTCCACGAGTTTTTGCAGCCCACGCCCGACGAACCGGTCTTCGAGACCTCGGTGCGGTTCCGCACGGTAGGCGACGTGACCTGCACCGGCTGCGTGGAGTCCACCGCCTCCACCGTCGAGGAAGTGATCGCCGAGACCGCGGTGTCGCGTCTCACCGAACGTGGCGCCACCCGCGCCGACGACCGTATTTCCGAAGCCGGCATGGAAGACCGCAAGCGCGAGGGGTATTTCTGA